A DNA window from Bacteroides cellulosilyticus contains the following coding sequences:
- a CDS encoding BlaI/MecI/CopY family transcriptional regulator, with the protein MEKLTIQEEEAMIYIWELGSCFVKDIVAKYPQPAPPYTTVASIIKNLERKQYVTAARVGNTYQYTPAIRESEYKRTFMSGFVRNYFENSYKEMVSFFAKEQKISTKDLKDIIDMIEKR; encoded by the coding sequence ATGGAAAAGTTGACTATACAAGAAGAAGAAGCAATGATTTACATTTGGGAACTGGGCAGTTGCTTCGTAAAAGACATTGTTGCCAAATATCCCCAACCGGCACCTCCCTACACTACCGTGGCTTCCATCATTAAAAACCTGGAACGCAAACAATATGTTACAGCCGCTCGCGTAGGGAATACATACCAATACACACCTGCCATTCGTGAAAGCGAATACAAGCGTACCTTCATGAGCGGCTTCGTGCGTAACTACTTTGAAAATTCTTATAAGGAAATGGTTTCTTTCTTCGCCAAAGAGCAAAAGATTTCAACTAAAGACCTGAAAGATATAATAGATATGATTGAAAAAAGATAA
- the trmB gene encoding tRNA (guanosine(46)-N7)-methyltransferase TrmB, which translates to MSKGKLAKFADMASYPHVFEYPYSAVDNVPFEMKGKWNESFFGNDRPIVLELGCGRGEYTVGLGRLFPDKNFIGVDIKGSRMWSGATESLQAGMKNVAFLRTNIEIIDRFFSENEVSEIWLTFSDPQMKKATKRLTSTYFMERYRKFLKPDGIVHLKTDSNFMFTYTRCMIEENHLPVDVLTEDLYHSGMADEILSIKTYYEQQWLERGLNIKYIKFHLPKEGELHEPDVEIELDEYRSYNRSKRSGLQTSK; encoded by the coding sequence ATGAGCAAAGGTAAGTTAGCGAAGTTTGCCGATATGGCAAGTTATCCGCATGTGTTCGAATATCCTTATTCAGCAGTAGATAACGTGCCCTTTGAGATGAAAGGAAAATGGAACGAGTCATTCTTCGGGAATGACCGTCCCATTGTTTTGGAATTAGGTTGCGGACGTGGTGAATATACCGTCGGGCTGGGACGATTGTTTCCTGATAAGAATTTTATCGGAGTGGATATTAAAGGTTCCCGTATGTGGTCCGGTGCTACGGAGTCGTTACAGGCAGGCATGAAGAATGTTGCCTTTTTGCGTACGAACATTGAAATAATCGACCGCTTTTTCTCGGAAAATGAAGTGAGTGAAATCTGGTTGACTTTCTCCGATCCGCAAATGAAGAAAGCTACTAAGCGCCTTACTTCCACTTATTTCATGGAACGTTATCGTAAATTCCTGAAACCGGATGGTATTGTTCATCTCAAGACAGATAGTAACTTTATGTTCACTTATACCCGTTGCATGATCGAGGAAAATCATCTTCCGGTGGATGTGCTGACAGAAGATCTGTATCACTCCGGCATGGCTGATGAAATTCTCAGTATCAAAACTTATTACGAGCAACAGTGGTTGGAGCGTGGGCTGAACATCAAGTATATCAAGTTCCATCTGCCGAAGGAAGGCGAACTGCACGAACCCGATGTGGAAATAGAGTTAGATGAGTATCGCAGTTATAACCGCAGTAAGCGGAGTGGGCTGCAAACTTCAAAATAA
- a CDS encoding Mrp/NBP35 family ATP-binding protein, which translates to MTLYPKLILDALATVRYPGTGKNLVEAEMVADNLRIDGMKVSFSLIFEKPTDPFMKSVIKAAETAIHTYVSNDVEVAITTESKQATRPEPGKLLSQVKNIIGVSSGKGGVGKSTVAANLAVSLAKLGYKVGLLDADIFGPSMPKMFQVEDARPYAEHVDGRDLIVPVEKYGIKLLSIGFFVDPDQATLWRGGMASNALKQLIGDANWGELDYFLIDLPPGTSDIHLTVVQTLALTGAIVVSTPQAVALADARKGINMFINDKVNVPILGLVENMAWFTPAELPENKYYIFGKEGAKKLAEEMNVPLLGQIPIVQSICESGDKGTPVALDENTVTGRAFLQLAASVVRQVDKRNVEMAPTEVVKMHK; encoded by the coding sequence ATGACACTTTATCCTAAACTAATTTTAGATGCACTGGCCACAGTGCGATATCCCGGTACCGGAAAGAATCTGGTTGAGGCGGAAATGGTTGCCGATAATTTACGTATTGATGGGATGAAAGTTAGTTTCTCACTGATATTTGAGAAACCGACCGATCCTTTCATGAAATCTGTAATAAAGGCGGCGGAAACGGCTATTCATACGTATGTATCTAATGATGTAGAGGTAGCCATTACTACGGAAAGCAAACAGGCAACACGTCCCGAACCGGGTAAGCTGTTGTCTCAGGTAAAGAATATAATCGGAGTTTCTTCCGGTAAGGGTGGCGTAGGTAAATCAACGGTAGCCGCTAACCTCGCAGTATCTTTGGCGAAGTTGGGTTACAAGGTTGGTTTGTTGGATGCCGATATTTTCGGGCCATCCATGCCGAAGATGTTTCAGGTGGAGGATGCGCGTCCTTATGCTGAGCACGTAGACGGCCGTGACTTGATTGTACCGGTTGAGAAGTATGGTATCAAATTGCTTTCTATTGGTTTCTTCGTTGATCCTGATCAGGCTACGTTGTGGCGTGGCGGCATGGCAAGCAATGCCTTGAAACAGCTGATAGGGGATGCGAATTGGGGAGAGCTTGACTATTTCTTAATCGACCTTCCTCCCGGAACGAGTGATATTCACCTGACAGTGGTCCAGACATTGGCACTGACAGGAGCTATCGTAGTCAGCACACCGCAGGCTGTGGCATTGGCAGATGCCCGCAAAGGTATCAACATGTTTATCAATGATAAGGTGAATGTGCCTATTCTCGGTTTGGTAGAGAATATGGCCTGGTTTACACCTGCCGAACTTCCGGAGAATAAATACTATATCTTTGGAAAGGAAGGTGCCAAGAAGCTGGCGGAAGAAATGAATGTGCCTTTGTTGGGGCAAATTCCTATTGTACAAAGCATTTGCGAAAGTGGAGATAAGGGTACTCCGGTAGCACTTGACGAGAATACCGTGACCGGACGTGCTTTCCTGCAATTAGCGGCAAGCGTGGTTCGCCAGGTAGATAAGCGGAATGTGGAGATGGCACCGACAGAAGTAGTGAAGATGCATAAATAA
- a CDS encoding M56 family metallopeptidase, producing the protein MLAYFLKINVAIALFYAFYRLFFYKDTFFTWRRAALLCFFAVSAVYPLLNIQTWITEQEPMVAMADLYADIVLPEFTITPEQATSDWKTLLLQTVGFAYWGMVIVLAIRFFIQLAGIIRLAFRCRKAKIGNTNVHLLKQASGPFSFFHWIFIHPTSHTEDELSEILTHEQTHANQWHSIDVLVSEIVCTFCWFNPFAWLMKREIRTNLEYLADNRVLETGHDSKAYQYHLLGLSHHKAAATIYNSFNVLPLKKRIKMMNKKRTREIGRTKYLMFLPLAALLMIISNIEAVARTTKEMAKDVIEAVEENLASNATTPEMEVATEAAPLETPAPQQDKDKLVNYKGVVVDKDGKAVEGAEFFIDGDHKLPQGQSYVTGKNGNFSFKAFENAKMIVIWKKDGKMMGLPVAVNKENNSNMKIVMDREWLNPPANDPDNPVFEVVEQMPEFPDGGMSGLMQFLSKNIQYPINAQKNHTQGRVTVQFVVDKDGSISEPGIIRGVDPDLDGEAIRVISLMPKWKPGMQKGQPVRVRYTVPVMFRLSDDGQKEEYKPIPKIDETVVVGYAPKQVPTEEDPVFEVVENMPEFPGGMGGLMQYLSKNIKYPVEAQKAGTQGRVMIQVIIDKNGNITNPKVIQPVDPLLDTEAIRVTASMPKWKPGTQRGMPVNVKYTFPIVFRLQ; encoded by the coding sequence ATGTTAGCTTATTTTCTAAAAATCAATGTAGCCATTGCGCTATTTTATGCGTTCTACCGGCTATTTTTCTATAAAGACACGTTCTTCACGTGGCGCAGGGCTGCTCTGCTCTGTTTTTTTGCCGTTTCTGCCGTTTATCCGCTACTGAATATACAGACATGGATTACGGAACAGGAGCCTATGGTAGCCATGGCAGATTTATACGCTGACATCGTTTTACCGGAATTTACGATAACACCGGAACAGGCAACTTCCGACTGGAAAACCCTCCTGCTTCAAACGGTCGGTTTTGCTTATTGGGGAATGGTAATTGTATTAGCGATCCGCTTTTTCATACAGTTGGCTGGGATTATCCGTTTAGCTTTCCGTTGCCGGAAAGCAAAGATAGGAAATACGAATGTACATCTGCTCAAACAAGCAAGCGGACCTTTTTCCTTCTTCCACTGGATTTTTATTCATCCGACTTCACATACAGAAGATGAACTAAGCGAAATATTAACCCACGAACAAACTCATGCTAACCAATGGCATTCCATTGATGTACTTGTCAGTGAGATTGTATGTACATTTTGCTGGTTCAATCCTTTTGCCTGGCTCATGAAACGAGAAATCCGCACCAATCTGGAATATCTGGCGGATAACCGTGTACTGGAAACCGGACATGACTCTAAAGCCTATCAGTATCACCTGTTAGGATTATCACACCATAAGGCTGCAGCAACTATCTATAACAGTTTTAATGTATTACCTTTAAAAAAACGCATCAAGATGATGAACAAAAAGAGAACCCGAGAAATAGGGAGAACTAAATACCTTATGTTTCTCCCCTTGGCAGCCTTACTTATGATAATCAGCAATATCGAAGCCGTGGCCCGTACCACGAAAGAGATGGCAAAAGATGTCATAGAAGCTGTAGAAGAAAATCTGGCGTCAAATGCAACAACGCCGGAGATGGAAGTTGCTACTGAAGCGGCACCGCTGGAAACACCGGCACCGCAACAGGACAAAGACAAACTTGTGAACTACAAAGGAGTAGTAGTGGATAAAGACGGAAAAGCAGTGGAAGGCGCTGAGTTTTTCATTGATGGCGACCACAAACTACCACAAGGTCAATCGTATGTCACGGGAAAGAACGGTAATTTTTCTTTCAAAGCATTCGAGAATGCTAAAATGATAGTAATTTGGAAAAAAGATGGAAAAATGATGGGACTACCCGTAGCTGTCAACAAAGAAAACAACTCCAACATGAAGATTGTCATGGATAGGGAATGGCTAAATCCGCCAGCCAATGATCCTGATAATCCTGTATTTGAAGTAGTGGAACAAATGCCTGAATTCCCTGATGGCGGCATGTCAGGACTGATGCAATTCCTATCGAAAAACATCCAATATCCCATTAATGCACAGAAAAACCATACGCAAGGTCGAGTTACAGTGCAATTTGTCGTCGATAAAGACGGCTCAATTTCTGAACCAGGCATCATTCGTGGAGTCGATCCGGATTTGGATGGTGAAGCTATACGTGTTATCAGTTTAATGCCTAAATGGAAACCCGGCATGCAAAAAGGCCAACCTGTTCGAGTGAGATATACGGTACCTGTCATGTTCCGCTTATCGGATGATGGTCAAAAAGAGGAGTATAAGCCTATACCTAAAATTGATGAAACCGTTGTTGTGGGATATGCCCCCAAACAAGTCCCTACAGAGGAAGACCCGGTTTTTGAAGTGGTTGAAAATATGCCTGAATTTCCCGGTGGTATGGGAGGTCTTATGCAATACCTGTCCAAGAATATCAAATATCCGGTAGAAGCACAAAAAGCAGGAACCCAGGGACGAGTGATGATACAGGTTATCATCGATAAGAATGGTAATATTACCAACCCCAAAGTTATCCAGCCCGTAGATCCCTTATTGGATACAGAAGCGATTCGCGTCACCGCAAGTATGCCTAAATGGAAACCTGGTACACAAAGAGGAATGCCGGTCAATGTAAAATATACATTCCCTATCGTATTCAGATTGCAATAA